From a single Solanum dulcamara chromosome 4, daSolDulc1.2, whole genome shotgun sequence genomic region:
- the LOC129885183 gene encoding extensin-2-like — MRSFGYLLVATLAICFVASTVVADYSYGYTSPSPSYNSKKYYKSPSPSNYHVPSPYYKKSEKHAEHSPSHYYKSPVPSKHDYYKSPTPSKHYYKSPVAVKYYKSPAPSKKYYKSPGPSKKYYKAPAPSKKYYKSPAPSKNYYKSPAPSKHYYKSPSPTKYYKSPSPAKYYKSPAPSTHYYYKSPSPTKYYKSPTPSKYYKSPSPPKYYKSPVYYKSPPPPPAYYEKSPSYYTSPPPPPYYKESTPSYKSPPPPPYYKESTPSYKSPPPPPYYKESTPSYKSPPPPPYYKESTPSYKSPPPPPYYKESTPSYKSPPPPPKYYEQSPTIYNSPPPPPPTYYKQTPTYASPPPPQKYEQSIIYASPPPPPASPPPTYY; from the coding sequence ATGAGAAGCTTTGGTTATTTGCTTGTTGCTACTTTAGCAATTTGCTTTGTAGCCAGCACTGTTGTTGCTGATTACTCTTATGGCTATACTTCTCCCTCACCTTCTTACAACTCTAAGAAGTACTACAAATCACCATCGCCATCCAATTATCATGTACCCAGTCCATACTACAAGAAATCGGAGAAACATGCTGAACATTCTCCATCACACTATTACAAGTCACCGGTGCCTTCCAAGCACGACTATTACAAGTCCCCTACTCCTTCAAAGCATTACTACAAATCACCAGTAGCAGTGAAGTATTACAAATCACCAGCTCCTTCAAAGAAGTACTACAAGTCGCCAGGTCCTTCAAAGAAGTACTACAAGGCCCCTGCACCTTCAAAGAAGTACTACAAGTCGCCCGCCCCTTCAAAGAACTATTACAAGTCGCCTGCCCCTTCAAAGCATTACTATAAGTCACCATCACCTACAAAGTACTACAAATCTCCATCACCAGCAAAATACTACAAGTCGCCTGCTCCATCGACGCACTATTACTATAAGTCACCATCTCCAACAAAATATTACAAATCACCCACTCCTTctaaatactataaatcacCATCACCACCAAAATACTATAAGTCACCAGTTTATTACAAgtctccaccaccaccaccagctTATTATGAGAAATCTCCTTCTTACTACACGTCCCCTCCTCCTCCCCCATACTACAAAGAATCTACTCCTTCCTACAAATCCCCTCCCCCTCCACCATACTACAAAGAATCTACCCCTTCCTATAAATCCCCACCCCCTCCCCCATACTACAAAGAATCTACGCCTTCCTACAAATCCCCTCCCCCTCCACCATACTACAAAGAATCAACCCCTTCCTATAAATCCCCTCCCCCTCCACCATACTACAAAGAATCTACGCCTTCCTATAAATCTCCTCCACCTCCACCAAAGTACTATGAACAATCGCCTACAATCTATAACTCACCacctccaccaccaccaacCTATTACAAGCAAACTCCAACCTATGCCTCACCTCCACCACCTCAAAAGTACGAGCAATCTATCATCTATGCTTCACCTCCACCCCCACCAGCATCCCCCCCACCGACGTACTACTAA
- the LOC129887833 gene encoding extensin-2-like — protein MRSSWNLGQWPLLAFALAICFVASTVVADYSYGYTSPSPSYNSKKYYKSPSPSNYHVPSPYYKKPEKHAEHSPSHYYKSPVPSKHDYYKSPSPSKHYYKSPVAVKYYKSPAPSKHYYYKSPSPAKYYKSPSPAKYYKSPAPSKHYYYKSPSPAKYYKSPSPAKYYKSPAPSKHYYYKSPSPAKYYKSPSPTKYYKSPAPSKNYYYKSPSPSKYYKSPTPSKYYKSPPPPKYYKSPVYYKSPPPPPTYYEKSPSYYKSPPPPPYYKESTASYKSPPPPPYYKESTPSYKSPPPPPYYKESTPSYKSPPPPYYKESTPSYKSPPPPPYYKESTPSYKSPPPYYKESTPSYISPPPPPYYKESTPSYKSPPPPPYYKESTPSYKSPPPPPYYKESTPSYKSPPPPPKYYEKSPAAYASPPPPPTYY, from the coding sequence atgagaAGCTCTTGGAATTTGGGGCAATGGCCTCTACTTGCATTTGCTTTGGCAATTTGTTTTGTAGCTAGCACTGTTGTTGCTGATTACTCTTATGGCTATACTTCTCCCTCACCTTCTTACAACTCTAAGAAGTACTACAAATCACCATCGCCATCCAATTATCATGTACCCAGTCCATACTACAAGAAACCGGAGAAACATGCTGAACATTCTCCATCACACTATTACAAGTCACCGGTGCCTTCCAAGCATGACTATTACAAATCACCTTCTCCTTCAAAGCACTACTACAAATCGCCAGTAGCAGTGAAGTATTACAAATCACCGGCCCCATCAAAGCACTATTACTACAAATCACCATCCCCTGCAAAGTACTACAAATCTCCATCACCTGCAAAATACTACAAGTCGCCTGCTCCATCAAAGCACTATTACTACAAGTCACCATCCCCTGCAAAGTACTACAAGTCTCCATCGCCTGCAAAATACTACAAGTCGCCTGCTCCATCAAAGCACTATTACTACAAATCACCATCCCCTGCAAAGTACTACAAATCTCCATCGCCTACAAAATACTACAAGTCACCTGCTCCATCAAAGAACTATTACTACAAGTCACCATCCCCATCAAAATATTACAAATCACCCACTCCTTCTAAATACTATAAATCGCCGCCACCACCAAAATATTACAAGTCACCCGTTTACTACAAGTCtcctccaccaccaccaacttATTATGAGAAATCACCTTCTTACTACAAGTCCCCTCCCCCTCCACCATACTACAAAGAATCTACCGCTTCTTATAAATCTCCTCCACCTCCCCCATACTACAAAGAATCTACCCCTTCTTATAAATCCCCTCCTCCTCCACCATACTACAAAGAATCTACGCCTTCTTATAAATCCCCTCCTCCACCATACTACAAAGAATCTACCCCTTCTTATAAATCACCTCCACCTCCCCCATACTACAAAGAATCTACCCCTTCTTATAAATCCCCTCCCCCATACTACAAAGAATCTACGCCTTCCTATATATCTCCTCCCCCTCCACCATACTACAAAGAATCTACCCCTTCCTATAAATCCCCTCCCCCTCCACCATACTACAAAGAATCTACGCCTTCCTATAAATCTCCTCCACCTCCACCATACTACAAAGAATCTACACCTTCGTATAAATCTCCTCCACCTCCACCAAAATACTACGAGAAATCACCTGCAGCCTATGCTTCACCTCCACCCCCACCAACATACTATTAA